A genomic segment from Branchiostoma floridae strain S238N-H82 chromosome 7, Bfl_VNyyK, whole genome shotgun sequence encodes:
- the LOC118419695 gene encoding ankyrin repeat domain-containing protein 29-like: MAVTDANIYLFDAVSNGSLRGVEAALKAGADIDYDLPYGNNSNTMTALVLASFNGDVDMVDLLLRQGASVSKRTRKSQAPLHAAAAEGRREVVKLLVQYGATVDIRDNYQKTPLVHACVFNHVSTVRLLLKLGANPDLREAGSLHECKKDSLKIVEEARKTKLLRCCNPECGKPGYRKTLKLCGRCKLTRYCSRDCQIQHWSVGHKKCCGHDMYF, translated from the exons ATGGCTGTAACTGACGCAAATATCTACCTATTCGATGCTGTCAGTAATGGATCACTTCGAGGCGTTGAAGCGGCTTTGAAAGCTG GTGCAGACATTGATTACGATCTACCATACGGCAACAACTCAAACACTATGACAGCATTGGTCCTCGCCTCATTCAATGGAGATGTCGACATGGTGGACCTGCTGCTCCGCCAGGGGGCGTCTGTTTCGAAGAGAACAAGGAAGTCACAAGCTCCCCTTCATGCAGCAGCGGCAGAAG GACGGAGAGAAGTGGTGAAATTGCTGGTGCAGTATGGTGCAACAGTAGACATACGGGACAACTACCAGAAAACGCCACTCGTGCATGCATGTGTCTTCAACCATGTCAGCACAGTTCGGCTACTACTTAAACTTGGAGCAAACCCTGACTTGAGAGAAGCCGGAAGCCTTCATGAATGTAAAAAAGATAGTTTGAAGATAGTAGAAGAGGCGAGGAAaaccaagctgttgagatgctgcaaccctgAGTGTGGCAAACCAGGCTACAG gaaaaccctgaagctgtgtggccggtgcaagctgacccgctactgcagccgtgactgtcagatacaacactggtctgtcggacacaagaagtgctgtgggcatgacaTGTACTTTTGA
- the LOC118419708 gene encoding defense protein 6-like yields MKLIVVAIVLTVLATTQAFPKDKPKVEQAPRVYGLCNDPILSWMQCNSYCISTGYASGHCVLQSCICQSYNGLAVPVARAPVKNRA; encoded by the exons ATGAAGCTGATCGTCGTTGCGATTGTGCTGACCGTTCTGGCCACCACCCAG GCCTTTCCGAAGGACAAGCCCAAGGTTGAGCAGGCGCCACGAGT CTATGGCCTCTGCAACGATCCAATTCTCAGCTGGATgcaatgtaacagttactgtatcagCACGGGGTATGCGTCCGGACATTGTGTTCTTCAG TCCTGCATTTGCCAGTCCTATAACGGATTAGCCGTCCCAGTTGCTCGTGCCCCGGTGAAAAACCGCGcctag